A stretch of Desulfitobacterium dichloroeliminans LMG P-21439 DNA encodes these proteins:
- a CDS encoding ATP-binding protein, producing the protein MEFSKKIQELRNRAQESQAANKIIDMLIQLKLKNDSTTSYRWIWELIQNAKDVVNSRGKVDIFINFDESNKLIEFKHNGKLFSTENIVFLIEQVSTKDRTITDEKNKRTTGKFGTGFLTTHLLSEEVRVSGYLQDVGESPCSFSVVLDRSGTNKQSIIYAIQESCFQLDKSTTLIDNAKKINENDFNTCFTYVLNESGVLTAKKGLENLLISAPYVFAFVPEISSIIVTSGQYVQKISREEIIETNLRNAKATRTTITTEGKNKDRYIFVLGTNDLSIAVEVEAHEKYNFIAKYDSQLPRIFCDFPLLGTNDFSFPVVVNSSLFNPTEPRNGIHLTNIEHEHTTENKQKLVEACKLYIEMLDYFLEKDYEGIYNIVKIPVQPDKDWISKEWFEQEVIDSLKSRIKEIPLVCTQSGEKKTLFDDWGNPCVLIPKDADKTVRDKVWALSSKIIPHMITKREELECWYNSLWEECRTYSIVDLIERVETFDNIDELSKNVINDVSDWLNELLALFYTKENAFQNCFSRNPCIVPNQHGKFCTIDAIALDCDIDEIYKTISEIIELDFKSKLLDSSIKYEFLPIVKNFTLEDVFSEIEKKLHTPNPKAEDFYKRIICLQAEQNEEQDDFLNLFNKDSWKRNKVSKHSKEILKAALKFWREKISKQIGSYECVENFTSRSCFSNEQKAVTWLSRFIQILVKYEQENLLDRIAILPDQYGSFKKCAELSLDSGEIEEILKDACKYAGYDVRETLLLKDVYLKLPKNRTVYLEDISEKITKYVKENKNNIGRNNSEEKEVFQKTYLWLRENLANETVKNCFKELLTNLHWFYNDNDIAENMFKVDEYNDMLKKYGVSGMQELERILSRSAIECNSREAVEISKELLAQWGIATEDELSRALSNNVLGADFIHNSKPDFGIFNYVKEILARSKNNVIEYLSKQAEYDVSECIEISKTIFIVKKHDIQIYIIARPSDYGQIILYYDSELDLLDYEKDCELWVEDGKSNPQKITFGKILKLTGVNKILLRSIRENG; encoded by the coding sequence ATGGAATTCTCAAAGAAAATACAAGAATTGCGGAATAGAGCTCAAGAATCACAAGCTGCAAATAAAATCATTGACATGTTGATACAATTGAAATTAAAGAATGATAGTACAACTTCTTACCGATGGATTTGGGAACTCATTCAAAATGCAAAGGATGTTGTTAACTCCAGAGGAAAAGTTGACATTTTTATTAACTTTGACGAAAGCAACAAATTGATTGAATTCAAACATAATGGCAAGCTATTCTCAACAGAGAATATTGTTTTCCTGATAGAGCAAGTTTCTACAAAAGATCGCACAATAACTGATGAAAAGAACAAGAGGACTACAGGAAAATTTGGAACTGGGTTCTTAACTACGCATTTGCTATCAGAAGAAGTAAGGGTATCTGGATATTTGCAGGATGTTGGTGAATCCCCATGTTCTTTTAGTGTTGTTTTAGACCGATCCGGTACGAATAAACAATCAATAATATATGCGATACAAGAAAGTTGTTTTCAGTTAGATAAAAGCACTACCTTAATTGATAATGCTAAAAAAATAAATGAAAACGATTTTAATACTTGTTTTACTTACGTTTTGAATGAATCGGGAGTGTTAACCGCAAAAAAAGGGCTGGAAAACCTACTTATTTCTGCTCCATATGTATTTGCTTTTGTTCCCGAAATAAGTTCAATAATAGTCACAAGCGGCCAATATGTTCAAAAAATTAGCCGGGAAGAGATAATTGAAACCAATCTCAGAAATGCGAAGGCAACAAGAACCACGATCACAACAGAGGGCAAAAATAAAGATAGATATATTTTTGTTTTGGGAACGAATGATTTATCTATCGCTGTGGAAGTTGAAGCACATGAAAAATATAATTTCATAGCAAAATACGATTCTCAGCTACCAAGAATATTTTGTGACTTTCCACTTTTGGGAACGAATGATTTTTCATTTCCGGTAGTAGTAAACAGTTCACTGTTCAATCCAACAGAACCTCGAAATGGAATTCATCTAACGAATATAGAACATGAACATACAACGGAAAACAAGCAAAAGTTGGTGGAAGCTTGTAAGCTCTATATTGAGATGTTGGACTATTTTCTGGAAAAAGATTATGAAGGCATTTACAACATTGTAAAAATTCCTGTGCAGCCTGATAAAGATTGGATATCAAAAGAATGGTTTGAGCAAGAAGTAATCGATTCATTAAAATCCCGCATTAAAGAAATCCCACTCGTGTGTACGCAGAGTGGTGAGAAAAAAACTCTGTTTGATGACTGGGGCAACCCCTGCGTACTTATTCCAAAAGATGCAGATAAAACTGTAAGGGACAAAGTGTGGGCACTATCAAGCAAAATCATTCCTCATATGATTACAAAACGTGAAGAATTAGAGTGCTGGTACAATTCTTTATGGGAGGAGTGTCGCACCTATAGTATAGTCGACTTAATTGAACGAGTAGAAACGTTCGACAACATAGATGAGTTGTCGAAAAATGTTATAAATGATGTAAGCGATTGGCTAAATGAATTATTGGCGCTATTCTACACAAAAGAAAATGCTTTTCAAAACTGTTTTTCTAGAAACCCATGTATTGTACCAAATCAACATGGTAAATTTTGCACTATAGATGCAATTGCACTTGATTGCGATATTGATGAAATCTACAAAACAATTTCAGAGATTATTGAGCTCGATTTCAAAAGCAAATTATTGGATAGCAGTATTAAATATGAATTCTTGCCTATTGTTAAGAATTTTACATTAGAAGATGTTTTTTCAGAAATTGAAAAGAAGTTACATACTCCCAATCCGAAAGCAGAGGATTTTTATAAAAGAATTATTTGCTTGCAAGCTGAACAAAATGAAGAACAAGATGATTTTTTGAACCTCTTTAATAAAGATTCTTGGAAAAGAAATAAAGTATCAAAACATTCAAAGGAGATTCTTAAGGCAGCATTAAAATTTTGGAGAGAGAAAATAAGCAAGCAGATAGGATCGTATGAATGCGTTGAAAACTTTACTTCTCGAAGTTGTTTTTCTAATGAACAAAAGGCAGTTACTTGGTTGTCAAGGTTCATTCAAATATTAGTTAAATATGAGCAAGAAAATTTACTTGATAGAATCGCTATATTGCCTGATCAATATGGTAGTTTTAAGAAGTGTGCAGAGTTGTCTCTTGATTCAGGCGAAATTGAAGAAATTCTTAAAGATGCATGTAAATATGCCGGATATGATGTGCGTGAAACATTGTTATTAAAAGACGTTTATTTGAAGCTACCTAAAAATAGAACTGTTTATTTAGAAGATATTTCCGAGAAGATCACCAAGTATGTGAAGGAGAACAAAAACAATATAGGGCGGAACAATTCCGAGGAGAAAGAGGTTTTTCAAAAAACATATCTTTGGCTTAGAGAGAATTTGGCCAATGAAACAGTCAAAAATTGTTTTAAAGAATTATTAACTAATCTACATTGGTTTTATAACGATAATGATATCGCCGAAAATATGTTCAAAGTGGATGAATATAACGACATGTTAAAAAAATATGGTGTTTCCGGAATGCAAGAATTAGAAAGGATATTGTCTCGTTCGGCCATTGAATGTAATTCAAGAGAAGCGGTGGAAATCTCGAAGGAACTTCTTGCGCAATGGGGAATAGCAACAGAAGATGAGTTAAGTAGAGCATTATCTAATAATGTACTCGGCGCAGATTTTATACATAACTCTAAACCTGATTTTGGAATATTTAACTATGTAAAAGAAATTCTCGCACGTTCGAAAAATAATGTTATCGAATATTTAAGTAAACAAGCTGAGTACGATGTTTCAGAATGCATTGAAATCAGTAAAACGATTTTTATTGTCAAAAAGCATGATATTCAAATTTACATAATTGCGCGCCCATCTGATTATGGACAAATAATTTTATATTATGATTCTGAGTTGGATCTTCTTGATTACGAGAAAGATTGTGAATTATGGGTTGAAGATGGGAAAAGCAATCCACAAAAAATTACATTTGGCAAAATATTAAAGCTAACTGGCGTTAACAAAATTCTATTAAGGAGCATAAGAGAGAATGGTTGA
- a CDS encoding RNA-binding domain-containing protein — MVDITEVQQLLREPTSKNLICRELEFRPQNLALFIAALSNTTDEYGYIVIGASKNADKYSVNGISPEFKIDEPIKRALGLLSEQPRIDFGSLTIDGKNIYAIKVKQVASDIYFKPTQNTESQADLFIRDLYLACIKLQARKLYVNVTEDERNDFIVDLLETSGHCIKDQSRRGSSATGKLSGEVDIFVEKNGMPFTLIEALNLDSLNTSYIDTHLDKIYSYDTAGNAFNVCLSYVKVKDFGSFWDKYCDHAGKHAYPVMLISSNINADKDYSYSDIRFMTTTHNRSGKTTCLYHICVKIH; from the coding sequence ATGGTTGATATTACCGAAGTGCAACAATTGTTGAGGGAGCCAACTTCAAAAAACCTTATTTGCAGAGAATTAGAATTCAGACCACAAAATTTAGCCTTGTTTATTGCTGCGCTCTCAAATACGACAGATGAATATGGGTATATCGTAATCGGAGCAAGCAAAAATGCAGATAAGTATTCCGTGAATGGAATAAGTCCTGAATTTAAGATAGATGAACCCATCAAGCGGGCACTAGGCTTATTGTCTGAGCAGCCGAGAATAGACTTCGGGAGTCTTACAATTGATGGCAAAAATATTTATGCAATCAAAGTTAAACAGGTTGCAAGCGACATTTACTTCAAACCTACGCAGAATACAGAGTCACAAGCCGATTTATTTATTCGTGATCTTTACTTGGCTTGTATTAAGCTTCAAGCGCGCAAGCTCTATGTGAATGTTACAGAAGATGAGCGTAATGACTTTATTGTTGATTTACTTGAAACAAGCGGACACTGCATAAAAGATCAATCTCGACGAGGAAGTTCTGCCACTGGAAAATTGTCTGGCGAAGTTGATATTTTTGTTGAAAAAAACGGTATGCCTTTTACTCTTATCGAAGCTCTCAATTTAGATAGCTTAAACACTAGTTACATTGATACTCATCTTGACAAAATATATTCTTATGACACAGCAGGAAATGCATTTAATGTATGCTTGTCATATGTCAAAGTGAAAGATTTTGGTTCTTTTTGGGATAAGTATTGCGACCATGCTGGAAAGCATGCCTATCCAGTAATGCTTATCTCATCAAATATAAATGCGGATAAGGATTATTCATACTCCGACATCAGGTTTATGACAACAACCCATAACCGATCAGGTAAAACCACATGCCTCTACCATATATGTGTAAAGATACATTAA
- a CDS encoding IS1380-like element ISEcp1 family transposase: protein MINKIDFKAKNLTSNAGLFLLLENAKSNGIFDFIENDLVFDNDSTNKIKMNHIKTMLCGHFIGIDKLERLKLLQNDPLVNEFDISVKEPETVSRFLGNFNFKTTQMFRDINFKVFKKLLTKSKLTSITIDIDSSVINVEGHQEGASKGYNPKKLGNRCYNIQFAFCDELKAYVTGFVRSGNTYTANGAAEMIKEIVANIKSDDLEILFRMDSGYFDEKIIETIESLGCKYLIKAKSYSTLTSQATNSSIVFVKGEEGRETTELYTKLVKWEKDRRFVVSRVLKPEKERAQLSLLEGSEYDYFFFVTNTTLLSEKVVIYYEKRGNAENYIKEAKYDMAVGHLLLKSFWANEAVFQMMMLSYNLFLLFKFDSLDSSEYRQQIKTFRLKYVFLAAKIIKTARYVIMKLSENYPYKGVYEKCLV from the coding sequence ATGATTAATAAAATTGATTTCAAAGCTAAGAATCTAACATCAAATGCAGGTCTTTTTCTGCTCCTTGAGAATGCAAAAAGCAATGGGATTTTTGATTTTATTGAAAATGACCTCGTATTTGATAATGACTCAACAAATAAAATCAAGATGAATCATATAAAGACCATGCTCTGCGGTCACTTCATTGGCATTGATAAGTTAGAACGTCTAAAGCTACTTCAAAATGATCCCCTCGTCAACGAGTTTGATATTTCCGTAAAAGAACCTGAAACAGTGTCACGGTTTCTAGGAAACTTCAACTTCAAGACAACCCAAATGTTTAGAGACATTAATTTTAAAGTCTTTAAAAAACTGCTCACTAAAAGTAAATTGACATCCATTACGATTGATATTGATAGTAGTGTAATTAACGTAGAAGGTCATCAAGAAGGTGCGTCAAAAGGATATAATCCTAAGAAACTGGGAAACCGATGCTACAATATCCAATTTGCATTTTGCGACGAATTAAAAGCATATGTTACCGGATTTGTAAGAAGTGGCAATACTTACACTGCAAACGGTGCTGCGGAAATGATCAAAGAAATTGTTGCTAACATCAAATCAGACGATTTAGAAATTTTATTTCGAATGGATAGTGGCTACTTTGATGAAAAAATTATCGAAACGATAGAATCTCTTGGATGCAAATATTTAATTAAAGCCAAAAGTTATTCTACACTCACCTCACAAGCAACGAATTCATCAATTGTATTCGTTAAAGGAGAAGAAGGTAGAGAAACTACAGAACTGTATACAAAATTAGTTAAATGGGAAAAAGACAGAAGATTTGTCGTATCTCGCGTACTGAAACCAGAAAAAGAAAGAGCACAATTATCACTTTTAGAAGGTTCCGAATACGACTACTTTTTCTTTGTAACAAATACTACCTTGCTTTCTGAAAAAGTAGTTATATACTATGAAAAGCGTGGTAATGCTGAAAACTATATCAAAGAAGCCAAATACGACATGGCGGTGGGTCATCTCTTGCTAAAGTCATTTTGGGCGAATGAAGCCGTGTTTCAAATGATGATGCTTTCATATAACCTATTTTTGTTGTTCAAGTTTGATTCCTTGGACTCTTCAGAATACAGACAGCAAATAAAGACCTTTCGTTTGAAGTATGTATTTCTTGCAGCAAAAATAATCAAAACCGCAAGATATGTAATCATGAAGTTGTCGGAAAACTATCCGTACAAGGGAGTGTATGAAAAATGTCTGGTATAA
- a CDS encoding macro domain-containing protein: MKVGSIVNAANTDLQMCDWVCGAIFKAVGAAQLQAACYKLAAINTGELLLRWASTSRQNFRHPRCWSRPSAVEQGAE; this comes from the coding sequence ATGAAAGTTGGCAGCATCGTCAACGCCGCCAACACCGATTTGCAAATGTGCGATTGGGTTTGCGGAGCTATATTTAAAGCGGTGGGAGCGGCACAACTTCAAGCTGCTTGTTATAAACTAGCCGCGATTAACACGGGTGAGCTGTTATTACGCTGGGCTTCAACCTCCCGGCAAAATTTTCGTCATCCACGCTGCTGGTCCCGCCCATCGGCAGTGGAACAAGGAGCTGAATGA
- a CDS encoding DUF1643 domain-containing protein, whose product MRNYNWGITTNVYEGDDIHKRFVLGVSGNNPLICFGINPSTANNQYADKTLHMVEKIANLNGYDGWLMLNIYPQRTTDPNGLDQIRNEEWHIQNLQHITTILKCGNLSLWAAWGKPIMTREYLVECLGDINDLAIKYSCRWIAFGKEEGEIINCVTVEGHPRHPSRLPLASRYIGYEVAHYFR is encoded by the coding sequence ATGAGAAACTACAACTGGGGCATTACTACGAATGTCTATGAAGGCGATGATATTCATAAACGTTTTGTCTTAGGTGTATCTGGAAATAATCCACTTATTTGTTTTGGAATAAATCCAAGTACCGCAAATAACCAATACGCCGACAAGACGCTACATATGGTCGAAAAAATAGCAAACCTCAATGGTTATGATGGGTGGTTGATGCTAAATATCTACCCACAACGCACGACAGACCCGAATGGTTTAGATCAGATAAGAAACGAAGAGTGGCATATTCAAAATCTACAACACATAACGACGATTTTGAAGTGCGGTAACTTAAGTCTGTGGGCGGCTTGGGGAAAACCAATAATGACGCGGGAATACCTTGTAGAGTGTTTAGGGGATATAAATGATCTTGCTATTAAATATTCTTGCCGCTGGATTGCATTTGGCAAGGAAGAGGGTGAAATAATCAATTGTGTGACTGTTGAAGGACATCCTCGCCATCCGTCCCGTCTGCCGTTAGCCTCAAGATATATTGGCTACGAAGTTGCTCATTATTTTAGGTGA
- the cybH gene encoding Ni/Fe-hydrogenase, b-type cytochrome subunit, whose amino-acid sequence MNETFKKQPSSTRPSSLRQPTYVWQLPIRLFHWINATAIVILFITGMYIGNPILVAPGEAVGNFVMGNMRYWHGITAYIFTANLLFRLYWFIVGNEFAKMRFWRKEFWQDAVATLKYYLFMTHEHTTHVGHNSMAQLMYLIFIWFASMVMILTGFAMRATATPEGVLGVFSWVIPAMGSENLVRMFHHLFAWGYAAFLLGHLYMVFRQDILDDDGTVSSMINGYKYELEVNIKPDDLENTSESKKR is encoded by the coding sequence ATGAATGAAACATTCAAAAAGCAACCCAGCAGTACGAGGCCTTCAAGCTTGCGCCAACCCACCTATGTATGGCAATTGCCTATACGACTTTTTCATTGGATCAATGCTACTGCCATCGTCATTTTGTTTATTACAGGCATGTATATCGGCAACCCCATCCTCGTGGCACCCGGAGAAGCTGTCGGAAACTTTGTCATGGGTAACATGCGTTACTGGCATGGCATCACAGCCTACATCTTTACCGCCAACCTTCTTTTTCGTTTGTACTGGTTTATAGTGGGTAACGAGTTCGCAAAGATGCGTTTCTGGCGCAAAGAATTTTGGCAGGATGCTGTCGCTACTTTAAAATACTATCTATTTATGACCCATGAGCATACTACTCATGTGGGCCATAATTCGATGGCCCAGCTCATGTACCTTATCTTCATTTGGTTTGCAAGCATGGTTATGATCCTCACCGGTTTTGCTATGAGGGCTACAGCCACTCCCGAGGGTGTACTCGGAGTTTTCTCTTGGGTCATCCCTGCTATGGGCAGTGAAAATCTCGTCCGCATGTTTCATCATCTATTCGCTTGGGGCTACGCAGCATTTCTCCTCGGCCATCTCTATATGGTCTTCCGGCAGGATATCTTAGATGATGACGGCACCGTCTCTTCCATGATCAACGGGTACAAGTACGAGCTGGAGGTCAATATTAAGCCTGATGATCTTGAGAATACATCAGAGAGTAAGAAGAGGTAG
- a CDS encoding nickel-dependent hydrogenase large subunit produces the protein MANRIVIDPLTRIEGHLRIEAVVEGTKITDAMSSGTVFRGIEKIVENRDPRDVWSFVQRICGVCTHIHALTSIRAVEDALDYRIPKNANFIRNIMTLSQMVHDHVVHFYHLHGFDWVDVLSALKADPKATSNLAMSISDWPKSSAGYFRDIQTRVKGLVESGQLGIFANAYWGHPAYRLPPEANLMAVAHYIEALNWQTEIVKIHTIFGGKNPHPNYLVGGHASTINLNDVHVVNMERLNLVKAKIDEAQVFVDKVLIPDVMAIASFYKGDLWGGGIGNFLCYGGVPLTDIRDSDSFLFPKGAILNGDLTQLYDVDLKDPEHIKEFVNHSWYHYADPKAGLHPWQGQTDPAYDGPRPPYHNLDENKKYSWIKTPHWKGHPMEVGPLARVMVAYAGGNQEIKGLVDDALKRLELPPKALISTLGRTLARALETKYSVDHLAGFYADLIANIKSGDTQTFNPEKWDPSRWPATAQGVGFAEAPRGALAHWIKIRDGKVESYQAVVPTTWNAAPRDEKGGKGPYEASLLDTPVAVQDQPLELLRTIHSFDPCLACATHLISPTGEELAKVKVL, from the coding sequence ATGGCTAATAGAATTGTTATCGATCCCTTAACTCGGATAGAAGGTCATTTACGCATTGAAGCCGTTGTGGAAGGCACTAAAATTACTGACGCCATGAGTTCGGGTACAGTATTTCGGGGTATTGAGAAAATCGTTGAGAATCGAGATCCCCGTGATGTTTGGTCTTTTGTCCAAAGAATCTGTGGGGTTTGTACTCATATTCATGCCCTAACCTCGATCCGTGCTGTTGAAGATGCCCTGGATTATCGAATTCCCAAAAACGCCAACTTTATCCGCAACATTATGACACTTTCCCAGATGGTTCATGACCATGTGGTGCATTTTTATCACTTACATGGTTTTGACTGGGTCGATGTTCTAAGTGCTCTTAAGGCTGACCCTAAAGCAACCAGCAATTTAGCAATGTCTATCTCCGACTGGCCTAAATCATCCGCAGGTTATTTCCGCGATATCCAAACCAGAGTCAAAGGCCTTGTTGAAAGCGGACAGCTGGGGATTTTCGCCAATGCCTACTGGGGACATCCAGCCTATCGTCTCCCACCCGAAGCCAACTTGATGGCCGTAGCCCACTATATTGAAGCCTTGAATTGGCAAACTGAGATAGTCAAAATCCATACCATTTTTGGTGGAAAAAACCCTCATCCCAATTATCTCGTGGGTGGCCATGCCTCGACTATTAACTTAAATGATGTACATGTCGTCAACATGGAGCGTTTAAACTTAGTAAAAGCGAAAATTGATGAAGCACAGGTTTTTGTGGACAAGGTATTGATTCCAGATGTTATGGCAATCGCCAGCTTCTACAAGGGCGACCTCTGGGGTGGCGGAATCGGCAACTTCCTTTGCTACGGTGGCGTTCCACTTACCGATATTCGCGACTCGGATAGCTTTCTCTTTCCCAAGGGGGCCATTCTAAACGGTGACCTCACCCAGCTCTATGACGTAGATCTTAAAGACCCTGAGCATATAAAAGAGTTTGTCAACCATTCTTGGTATCACTATGCAGATCCCAAGGCTGGCTTACATCCTTGGCAGGGACAAACCGATCCAGCCTATGATGGCCCTCGGCCACCTTATCATAATCTCGATGAAAATAAAAAATACAGTTGGATTAAGACACCCCACTGGAAGGGCCACCCTATGGAAGTGGGACCTCTCGCCCGAGTTATGGTAGCTTATGCCGGAGGCAATCAGGAAATCAAGGGTCTCGTTGATGACGCCTTAAAGCGTTTAGAACTCCCGCCCAAGGCCTTGATTTCAACCCTTGGTCGAACCTTGGCTAGAGCTTTAGAAACCAAATACTCCGTGGATCATCTCGCCGGTTTTTACGCCGACCTCATTGCCAACATTAAGTCAGGTGATACCCAGACCTTTAATCCGGAAAAATGGGATCCCAGCCGTTGGCCGGCAACGGCACAGGGAGTTGGGTTTGCCGAGGCCCCTCGGGGAGCTCTTGCTCATTGGATTAAAATCCGCGATGGCAAAGTTGAAAGCTACCAGGCCGTTGTTCCAACCACTTGGAATGCAGCTCCCCGAGATGAAAAAGGGGGCAAAGGGCCTTACGAAGCCTCTCTCCTAGACACGCCGGTAGCAGTCCAAGATCAGCCCTTAGAGTTATTGCGGACTATTCATTCCTTTGACCCTTGTCTAGCTTGCGCCACCCATCTTATCTCTCCTACAGGGGAGGAATTAGCCAAGGTAAAAGTTCTCTAA
- a CDS encoding hydrogenase small subunit yields the protein MAEDTYYQWARRKGISRRNFLKFCTMTAAMLGLDSTAVPKIIKALETNPRLPVIYLSLQECTCCAESFIRSAHPLVSDLIFDMISLDYMETLQAAAGTQAESVRLKTMKDYYGKYILVVEGSATLGDGGVYCTIGGMTANDLLKECADGAAAVIAYGSCATNACIQGAYPNPTEAVPIRHIVKNKPIIDVPGCPPIAEVITGTIVHYITFGEIPELTSLGRPKAFYSKRVHDGCTRRAFFDAGQFVEQFDDEGAKKGWCLYKVGCKGPVAYNACAVTEWNNGVSFPVKSGHPCMACSENNWYATSTPFYTHLADIPNNAIGKNPDELGMVAVGAAGVGVVAHAVATAVTKNSEKRHKED from the coding sequence ATGGCCGAAGATACCTATTATCAATGGGCTCGCCGTAAAGGAATATCCCGTCGTAACTTCTTAAAATTTTGTACGATGACCGCTGCTATGTTGGGCTTAGACTCTACTGCCGTACCCAAAATTATTAAAGCTCTTGAAACTAATCCCCGACTTCCCGTTATCTATTTAAGTCTACAGGAATGCACCTGTTGCGCAGAATCCTTTATCCGCAGTGCACATCCGCTTGTTTCTGATCTAATCTTTGACATGATATCCCTTGACTATATGGAAACCTTGCAAGCAGCCGCGGGGACCCAGGCCGAATCTGTTCGCTTAAAGACCATGAAAGACTATTATGGCAAGTATATTTTAGTCGTCGAAGGAAGTGCTACCTTAGGTGACGGCGGGGTATATTGCACAATTGGCGGAATGACTGCCAATGACCTTTTAAAGGAGTGCGCTGACGGAGCTGCTGCAGTCATCGCCTATGGATCTTGTGCCACCAATGCCTGTATCCAGGGCGCTTATCCCAATCCCACGGAGGCTGTTCCTATCCGGCATATTGTCAAAAACAAACCGATTATCGATGTACCAGGTTGTCCACCCATCGCCGAGGTTATTACCGGAACTATTGTCCATTACATTACCTTCGGAGAGATTCCTGAGCTGACCAGCCTCGGTCGCCCCAAAGCCTTTTATTCCAAGCGTGTTCATGATGGCTGTACTCGACGAGCCTTCTTTGATGCCGGTCAATTCGTCGAGCAATTCGATGATGAAGGAGCAAAGAAAGGTTGGTGTTTATATAAAGTAGGCTGTAAAGGTCCTGTGGCCTACAATGCTTGTGCCGTAACCGAATGGAATAATGGGGTAAGCTTTCCTGTCAAATCGGGTCATCCTTGCATGGCCTGCTCTGAAAACAATTGGTATGCCACGAGTACGCCGTTTTATACTCACCTAGCGGACATTCCCAATAACGCTATAGGCAAAAATCCCGATGAACTGGGCATGGTTGCTGTTGGAGCTGCAGGGGTTGGTGTCGTCGCTCATGCTGTAGCAACAGCTGTCACGAAAAACAGCGAAAAACGCCATAAGGAAGATTAG
- a CDS encoding MGDG synthase family glycosyltransferase, whose product MSLKVLVISAAFGAGHVKAAEAVIEGFLQKNPEAEVIHVDFGEFINRPLNSTLKTTYIDMIKYTPKLWGKFYYKTADISEGSLFQRFLNGIGRRQFLKYIHSLQPDLIVCTYPVIAGVLSQLKKERRLNVPLATVVTDYGIHGQWVHQDVDLYLVGSEEVLEALVNRGIHRDCIKITGIPVSIRFEQQLDRQALMKQFSLNEQVPTVLIMGGAYGVLGSAVSVCQMLVQRENPVQVIIVCGKDKQLYRSLKPLASASKHQVLLFGFVRNVEELMTVADLVITKTGGLTVTEALTKHLPIVTYKPIPGQEEENAEFLLRKGAGRIAYTEEQLNRIIAILLENLEVREGMRIAASRVLPGHAAERAVEYILELRNPVSQHSKRVS is encoded by the coding sequence ATGAGCTTAAAGGTATTAGTCATTTCGGCTGCGTTTGGAGCAGGACATGTAAAAGCTGCTGAAGCGGTAATCGAAGGATTTTTGCAGAAGAACCCGGAGGCCGAAGTTATTCATGTCGATTTTGGCGAATTCATTAATAGGCCTTTGAACTCAACCCTTAAAACTACTTATATCGATATGATAAAGTACACCCCCAAGCTCTGGGGGAAATTCTATTATAAGACCGCTGATATTTCAGAAGGTTCCTTGTTTCAACGCTTCCTCAATGGTATTGGGCGTCGTCAATTCTTAAAATACATTCATTCCCTACAGCCTGATCTCATCGTTTGCACCTATCCGGTCATTGCCGGTGTTCTTTCCCAGCTTAAAAAAGAAAGGCGGCTTAATGTCCCCTTGGCTACGGTGGTGACGGATTATGGCATTCATGGTCAATGGGTGCATCAGGACGTTGATTTATATCTGGTGGGTTCAGAAGAAGTACTTGAAGCGTTAGTCAACCGTGGCATCCATCGGGATTGCATTAAAATTACGGGAATACCTGTAAGTATAAGATTTGAACAGCAGTTGGATCGTCAAGCCTTAATGAAGCAATTCAGTCTGAATGAACAGGTCCCCACAGTTTTGATTATGGGCGGAGCTTATGGGGTTTTGGGCAGTGCAGTAAGTGTCTGTCAGATGCTCGTTCAAAGAGAAAATCCCGTCCAGGTAATCATTGTTTGTGGAAAAGATAAACAGCTTTATCGTTCCCTTAAGCCTTTGGCCTCGGCCTCCAAGCATCAAGTGCTACTTTTCGGCTTCGTGCGCAATGTGGAGGAGCTCATGACCGTGGCCGATCTTGTGATTACCAAAACCGGGGGCTTAACGGTCACAGAAGCCTTAACGAAACATTTGCCCATCGTTACCTATAAACCCATACCGGGTCAAGAAGAAGAGAATGCCGAATTTTTGCTGAGAAAGGGTGCCGGCCGCATCGCTTACACAGAGGAGCAGCTCAACCGGATCATCGCTATCCTCCTAGAGAACTTGGAGGTAAGGGAAGGGATGCGGATAGCTGCCTCAAGGGTATTGCCCGGTCATGCAGCAGAACGCGCTGTAGAGTATATCTTAGAGCTCCGTAATCCTGTAAGCCAGCATAGCAAGCGAGTAAGTTAG